The Tardiphaga alba genome includes a window with the following:
- a CDS encoding GNAT family N-acetyltransferase: MASQNAKPGLRPFLPEDTAIAAAIYVASIAELTGDDYSEGQQEAWAQAGDDEEKFGKRLASQLTLIATLDAIPVGFASLKGADHIDLLYVHPNAVLKGVASTLIDALEKLAGARGATALTVDASDTALEFFMKRGYVATQRNSVPLHDEWLANTTMKKALGAGS, from the coding sequence ATGGCTAGCCAAAACGCCAAGCCTGGCCTGCGTCCGTTCCTGCCTGAAGACACCGCGATTGCTGCGGCAATCTATGTGGCGTCGATCGCGGAATTGACCGGTGACGATTACAGCGAAGGGCAGCAGGAAGCCTGGGCGCAAGCCGGCGATGACGAGGAGAAATTCGGCAAGCGTCTCGCATCGCAGCTGACGCTGATCGCGACGCTCGACGCCATTCCGGTCGGCTTCGCGTCGCTGAAGGGCGCCGATCACATCGATCTGCTCTATGTGCATCCAAATGCGGTGCTGAAGGGCGTTGCCTCCACATTGATCGATGCGCTGGAGAAGCTCGCCGGTGCGCGTGGTGCGACAGCACTCACCGTGGATGCCAGCGACACAGCGCTCGAATTCTTCATGAAGCGCGGCTATGTGGCGACCCAGCGCAACAGCGTGCCGCTGCATGACGAGTGGCTTGCGAATACGACGATGAAGAAGGCGCTGGGCGCAGGTTCGTAG
- a CDS encoding LOG family protein: MSTLKTICVYCGSGPGTNPLFVESAIALGKTMAENGIGLVYGGGSIGLMGAVAKSVLDHGGHVTGIIPEFLTKRENALVGAQELIVTHDMHERKRLMFERSDAFVALPGGIGTLEELVEQLTWQQLGRHSKPILLANIDNFWEPLLTLLTHMRSTAFIRPTLPLEVLTADRAEDILPKLRSAAAKAPDEGKKLAPDVATRL; encoded by the coding sequence ATGAGCACACTTAAAACGATCTGCGTCTATTGCGGCTCCGGCCCCGGCACCAATCCCCTTTTCGTCGAATCAGCGATCGCGCTTGGCAAGACCATGGCCGAGAACGGTATCGGCCTCGTCTATGGCGGCGGCTCCATCGGCCTGATGGGTGCAGTTGCGAAGTCGGTTCTGGACCATGGCGGCCACGTCACCGGCATCATCCCGGAATTCCTGACCAAGCGGGAGAACGCACTGGTCGGCGCCCAGGAGCTGATCGTCACCCATGACATGCATGAGCGCAAACGGCTGATGTTCGAACGCTCGGATGCGTTCGTTGCCCTGCCCGGCGGTATCGGCACGCTGGAAGAACTGGTCGAACAGCTCACCTGGCAGCAGCTCGGCCGGCATAGCAAGCCGATCCTGCTGGCCAATATCGACAATTTCTGGGAGCCGCTGCTGACCTTGCTGACGCATATGCGCAGCACCGCTTTCATCCGGCCGACCCTGCCGCTGGAGGTGCTGACCGCCGACCGCGCCGAGGACATCCTGCCGAAACTTCGCTCGGCTGCTGCCAAGGCTCCGGACGAAGGCAAGAAGTTGGCACCGGACGTGGCGACGCGGCTGTAG